In Bubalus bubalis isolate 160015118507 breed Murrah chromosome 3, NDDB_SH_1, whole genome shotgun sequence, a genomic segment contains:
- the BLK gene encoding tyrosine-protein kinase Blk isoform X3 produces MGALQESLGTVSSSLTAHGTSHSLRHYSPEQPEPEPGSAQDRGGRQTNSDTAPPLKELRVCQIQSWNRWFFRSICRRDAERQLLAPVNKAGAFLIRESETSKGAFSLSVKDVTTQGEVIKHYKIRSLDEGGYYISPRSAFPTLQALVQHYSKKGDGLCQRLTHPCVSLAPQNPWGQDEWEIPRQSLKLVRKLGSGQFGEVWMGYYKNNIKVAIKTLKEGTMSPEAFLGEANLMKTLQHERLVRLYAVVTKEPIYIVTEYMARGCLLDFLKTDEGSQLSLSRLIDMSAQIAEGMAYIEQMNSIHRDLRAANILVSEALCCKIGDFGLARIIDNEYTAQEGAKFPIKWTAPEAIHFGVFTIKADVWSFGILLMEIVTYGRVPYPGMSNPEVIRNLERGYRMPRPDSCPPELYNGIIAECWRSRPEERPTFEFLQSVLEDFHTATEDQYELQP; encoded by the exons ATGGGGGCCTTACAGGAGAGCCTGGGCACAGTATCCTCATCACTCACAGCACACGGCACCAGCCACAGCCTCAGGCATTACAGCCCCGAACAACCAGAGCCAGAGCCCGGCTCTGCCCAGGACCGGGGAGGACGCCAAACCAACAGTGACACGGCCCCTCCCCTGAAGGAGCTCAGAGTCTGTCAAATTCAGAGCTGGAACAG GTGGTTCTTTAGATCAATTTGCCGGAGAGATGCCGAGAGGCAGCTTCTGGCTCCAGTCAATAAGGCTGGTGCCTTTCTTATTAGAGAGAGTGAAACCAGCAAAG GTgccttttctctgtctgtgaaggATGTGACCACGCAGGGGGAGGTGATCAAACACTATAAGATCCGCTCCCTGGATGAAGGCGGCTATTACATCTCCCCCCGGAGTGCCTTCCCCACTCTGCAGGCTCTGGTGCAGCACTATTCTA AGAAAGGGGACGGATTGTGCCAAAGGCTGACCCACCCCTGTGTGAGCCTGGCTCCCCAGAATCCCTGGGGCCAGGATGAATGGGAAATCCCCCGGCAGTCTCTCAAGCTGGTCAGGAAGCTTGGATCCGGGCAGTTTGGTGAAGTCTGGATGG GTTATTATAAAAACAACATCAAGGTGGCCATCAAGACCTTGAAGGAGGGAACCATGTCTCCGGAGGCCTTCCTGGGCGAGGCCAACCTGATGAAAACTCTCCAGCATGAGAGGCTGGTCCGTCTCTATGCTGTGGTCACCAAGGAGCCCATCTACATCGTGACGGAATATATGGCCAGAG GCTGCCTGCTGGATTTCCTGAAGACGGATGAAGGTAGCCAACTGTCCCTCTCAAGGCTGATTGACATGTCGGCCCAG ATTGCAGAAGGAATGGCGTACATCGAGCAGATGAATTCAATCCACCGGGACCTGAGAGCGGCCAATATCCTGGTGTCTGAGGCCTTGTGCTGCAAAATTGGTGACTTTGGCTTGGCCCGGATCATTGACAATGAATACACCGCCCAGGAGG GGGCCAAGTTCCCCATTAAGTGGACTGCCCCAGAGGCCATCCATTTTGGGGTGTTCACCATCAAAGCGGACGTGTGGTCATTTGGAATCCTCCTGATGGAAATTGTCACTTATGGGCGTGTGCCCTACCCAG GGATGAGCAACCCCGAGGTCATCCGCAACCTGGAGCGCGGCTACCGCATGCCCCGCCCAGACTCGTGCCCGCCTGAGCTGTACAACGGCATCATCGCCGAGTGCTGGCGCAGCCGGCCGGAGGAGCGGCCCACCTTCGAGTTCCTGCAGTCAGTGCTCGAGGACTTCCACACGGCCACAGAGGACCAGTACGAGCTGCAGCCCTAG
- the BLK gene encoding tyrosine-protein kinase Blk isoform X4: MNDRDLQMLKGEKLQILKETGDWWLAKSLITGREGYVPSNFVARVETLEVEKWFFRSICRRDAERQLLAPVNKAGAFLIRESETSKGAFSLSVKDVTTQGEVIKHYKIRSLDEGGYYISPRSAFPTLQALVQHYSKKGDGLCQRLTHPCVSLAPQNPWGQDEWEIPRQSLKLVRKLGSGQFGEVWMGYYKNNIKVAIKTLKEGTMSPEAFLGEANLMKTLQHERLVRLYAVVTKEPIYIVTEYMARGCLLDFLKTDEGSQLSLSRLIDMSAQIAEGMAYIEQMNSIHRDLRAANILVSEALCCKIGDFGLARIIDNEYTAQEGAKFPIKWTAPEAIHFGVFTIKADVWSFGILLMEIVTYGRVPYPGMSNPEVIRNLERGYRMPRPDSCPPELYNGIIAECWRSRPEERPTFEFLQSVLEDFHTATEDQYELQP; the protein is encoded by the exons ATGAACGACCGGGACCTGCAGATGCTGAAGGGGGAGAAGCTGCAGATCCTGAAGGA aACTGGAGACTGGTGGTTGGCCAAGTCTCTCATCACAGGAAGAGAAGGCTACGTGCCCAGCAACTTTGTGGCCCGGGTAGAGACCCTGGAAGTGGAAAA GTGGTTCTTTAGATCAATTTGCCGGAGAGATGCCGAGAGGCAGCTTCTGGCTCCAGTCAATAAGGCTGGTGCCTTTCTTATTAGAGAGAGTGAAACCAGCAAAG GTgccttttctctgtctgtgaaggATGTGACCACGCAGGGGGAGGTGATCAAACACTATAAGATCCGCTCCCTGGATGAAGGCGGCTATTACATCTCCCCCCGGAGTGCCTTCCCCACTCTGCAGGCTCTGGTGCAGCACTATTCTA AGAAAGGGGACGGATTGTGCCAAAGGCTGACCCACCCCTGTGTGAGCCTGGCTCCCCAGAATCCCTGGGGCCAGGATGAATGGGAAATCCCCCGGCAGTCTCTCAAGCTGGTCAGGAAGCTTGGATCCGGGCAGTTTGGTGAAGTCTGGATGG GTTATTATAAAAACAACATCAAGGTGGCCATCAAGACCTTGAAGGAGGGAACCATGTCTCCGGAGGCCTTCCTGGGCGAGGCCAACCTGATGAAAACTCTCCAGCATGAGAGGCTGGTCCGTCTCTATGCTGTGGTCACCAAGGAGCCCATCTACATCGTGACGGAATATATGGCCAGAG GCTGCCTGCTGGATTTCCTGAAGACGGATGAAGGTAGCCAACTGTCCCTCTCAAGGCTGATTGACATGTCGGCCCAG ATTGCAGAAGGAATGGCGTACATCGAGCAGATGAATTCAATCCACCGGGACCTGAGAGCGGCCAATATCCTGGTGTCTGAGGCCTTGTGCTGCAAAATTGGTGACTTTGGCTTGGCCCGGATCATTGACAATGAATACACCGCCCAGGAGG GGGCCAAGTTCCCCATTAAGTGGACTGCCCCAGAGGCCATCCATTTTGGGGTGTTCACCATCAAAGCGGACGTGTGGTCATTTGGAATCCTCCTGATGGAAATTGTCACTTATGGGCGTGTGCCCTACCCAG GGATGAGCAACCCCGAGGTCATCCGCAACCTGGAGCGCGGCTACCGCATGCCCCGCCCAGACTCGTGCCCGCCTGAGCTGTACAACGGCATCATCGCCGAGTGCTGGCGCAGCCGGCCGGAGGAGCGGCCCACCTTCGAGTTCCTGCAGTCAGTGCTCGAGGACTTCCACACGGCCACAGAGGACCAGTACGAGCTGCAGCCCTAG
- the BLK gene encoding tyrosine-protein kinase Blk isoform X2 gives MGVVSSKRQVKEKGRSGWSPVKTSTQSKEPPPLPSLVVFNHLAPPPPDTTHPDQENHFVVALYDYKAMNDRDLQMLKGEKLQILKETGDWWLAKSLITGREGYVPSNFVARVETLEVEKWFFRSICRRDAERQLLAPVNKAGAFLIRESETSKGAFSLSVKDVTTQGEVIKHYKIRSLDEGGYYISPRSAFPTLQALVQHYSKKGDGLCQRLTHPCVSLAPQNPWGQDEWEIPRQSLKLVRKLGSGQFGEVWMGYYKNNIKVAIKTLKEGTMSPEAFLGEANLMKTLQHERLVRLYAVVTKEPIYIVTEYMARGCLLDFLKTDEGSQLSLSRLIDMSAQIAEGMAYIEQMNSIHRDLRAANILVSEALCCKIGDFGLARIIDNEYTAQEGAKFPIKWTAPEAIHFGVFTIKADVWSFGILLMEIVTYGRVPYPGMSNPEVIRNLERGYRMPRPDSCPPELYNGIIAECWRSRPEERPTFEFLQSVLEDFHTATEDQYELQP, from the exons GTTGTGTTTAACCACCTGGCTCCCCCACCTCCTGACACCACGCACCCAGATCAAG AGAATCACTTCGTGGTGGCCCTGTATGACTATAAGGCCATGAACGACCGGGACCTGCAGATGCTGAAGGGGGAGAAGCTGCAGATCCTGAAGGA aACTGGAGACTGGTGGTTGGCCAAGTCTCTCATCACAGGAAGAGAAGGCTACGTGCCCAGCAACTTTGTGGCCCGGGTAGAGACCCTGGAAGTGGAAAA GTGGTTCTTTAGATCAATTTGCCGGAGAGATGCCGAGAGGCAGCTTCTGGCTCCAGTCAATAAGGCTGGTGCCTTTCTTATTAGAGAGAGTGAAACCAGCAAAG GTgccttttctctgtctgtgaaggATGTGACCACGCAGGGGGAGGTGATCAAACACTATAAGATCCGCTCCCTGGATGAAGGCGGCTATTACATCTCCCCCCGGAGTGCCTTCCCCACTCTGCAGGCTCTGGTGCAGCACTATTCTA AGAAAGGGGACGGATTGTGCCAAAGGCTGACCCACCCCTGTGTGAGCCTGGCTCCCCAGAATCCCTGGGGCCAGGATGAATGGGAAATCCCCCGGCAGTCTCTCAAGCTGGTCAGGAAGCTTGGATCCGGGCAGTTTGGTGAAGTCTGGATGG GTTATTATAAAAACAACATCAAGGTGGCCATCAAGACCTTGAAGGAGGGAACCATGTCTCCGGAGGCCTTCCTGGGCGAGGCCAACCTGATGAAAACTCTCCAGCATGAGAGGCTGGTCCGTCTCTATGCTGTGGTCACCAAGGAGCCCATCTACATCGTGACGGAATATATGGCCAGAG GCTGCCTGCTGGATTTCCTGAAGACGGATGAAGGTAGCCAACTGTCCCTCTCAAGGCTGATTGACATGTCGGCCCAG ATTGCAGAAGGAATGGCGTACATCGAGCAGATGAATTCAATCCACCGGGACCTGAGAGCGGCCAATATCCTGGTGTCTGAGGCCTTGTGCTGCAAAATTGGTGACTTTGGCTTGGCCCGGATCATTGACAATGAATACACCGCCCAGGAGG GGGCCAAGTTCCCCATTAAGTGGACTGCCCCAGAGGCCATCCATTTTGGGGTGTTCACCATCAAAGCGGACGTGTGGTCATTTGGAATCCTCCTGATGGAAATTGTCACTTATGGGCGTGTGCCCTACCCAG GGATGAGCAACCCCGAGGTCATCCGCAACCTGGAGCGCGGCTACCGCATGCCCCGCCCAGACTCGTGCCCGCCTGAGCTGTACAACGGCATCATCGCCGAGTGCTGGCGCAGCCGGCCGGAGGAGCGGCCCACCTTCGAGTTCCTGCAGTCAGTGCTCGAGGACTTCCACACGGCCACAGAGGACCAGTACGAGCTGCAGCCCTAG